One part of the Rothia sp. ZJ932 genome encodes these proteins:
- a CDS encoding Na+/H+ antiporter subunit A, whose product MTFILFAFFLCSVVAPALYKKLGIKTFYVLAAIPALALVYVLVHTQRILGGDALVQQLQWVPQLNLELTFRLDVLSYIMSLLVLGVGSLVLFYCASYFEHSKGSVGTFAAYLFGFAGAMFGLITADDVIVMFVFWEITTILSYLLIGYSCERLSARRSALQALTITTFGGLAMFIGLVIVGQAMGTYSMREWTQNGAEFAGQVLAGEGSISSTVLSWALFLILLGAISKSALLPMHYWLPGAMAAPTPVSAYLHAAAMVKAGIYLLLRLAPAFGEVQVWHYTLLFLGVATMLFGGYVALKQYDLKLVLAYGTVSQLGFLALVISIGTPDAIYAAIAMMLAHSLFKATLFLSVGIIDHQTGTRDIRKLSGLYRRAPKLFIAALIAAASMAGVPPLAGFVAKEAVLETALHGVHTPHGLLAVAGVVLGSALTFAYSARFVWGAFAVKPQGYIVTDQIKYCEDVDLAKVKHGRNQPSPDTRFHAVTNGFLVAPAVLTVLTIIYGLYPEPVHQLISAHMKTVGEYELHLALWHGITPALMTSVGILVTGIILYIFRSPVERFQKALPAMRGAYIIHRDIMDALDVLAVWVTGKTQRGSLSFYLSVILVTAVTLPTIALFVETTPPLANVRASESPVQWIVAITMIVAAIVAAAVRKRFLAILMVSVTGYGMVLLFALRSAPDLALTQLLVETLSLIAFVLALRVLPRNMPRDIVANRKHRMTKATRMVIAIGFAVLMMALAMFTFSSRELTPISVEMPHLAYEYGYGYNTVNVTLVDMRAWDTFGEISVLALAATGVASLIFIGGRNDTLGANPSTAKMRTIEASFNKGKVSQQRKMSNIFGQVEGSSRDPFLIAGRTLPPEARSLLLEVMTRLLFHTLLIISLYMLVAGHNLPGGGFAGGLLAGLAFTIRYLAGGGAELSSSVPFSAGTFLGTGLAIATLYAVAPLFAGDPVFTSYVWDFWLPVFGDVHFASAVIFDIGVYLLVIGLVLDILRSLGEGIDDAIADNTVNVSEQVEERSDATTGGRK is encoded by the coding sequence GTGACCTTCATTCTTTTTGCTTTCTTCTTGTGTTCTGTGGTTGCCCCTGCACTGTACAAAAAGCTCGGCATCAAGACCTTCTATGTCTTAGCGGCTATTCCTGCCCTAGCGCTGGTGTACGTGCTGGTGCATACTCAGCGCATTCTTGGCGGCGACGCTTTAGTACAGCAGCTGCAGTGGGTTCCACAGCTGAACCTTGAACTGACCTTCCGCCTCGATGTGCTCTCATACATCATGAGCCTGCTGGTGCTTGGAGTGGGTTCTTTGGTGCTCTTCTATTGCGCCTCTTACTTTGAGCACTCCAAAGGCTCGGTAGGAACTTTTGCCGCTTACCTCTTCGGTTTTGCGGGCGCGATGTTCGGTTTGATTACTGCGGACGACGTCATTGTGATGTTCGTTTTCTGGGAAATCACCACCATTCTTTCCTACCTGCTCATTGGCTATTCTTGTGAGCGTCTGTCTGCGCGTCGTTCTGCCTTGCAGGCACTGACTATTACCACCTTCGGTGGTCTCGCCATGTTCATCGGCTTGGTGATAGTAGGTCAGGCAATGGGTACTTACAGTATGCGCGAGTGGACGCAAAATGGCGCTGAGTTCGCCGGTCAGGTGCTTGCTGGTGAGGGTTCAATTTCATCTACAGTCTTATCGTGGGCGCTGTTCTTAATTCTTTTGGGCGCTATTTCTAAATCTGCTCTGCTGCCCATGCACTACTGGCTGCCCGGTGCAATGGCTGCACCGACCCCCGTCAGCGCCTACCTGCACGCTGCGGCGATGGTGAAAGCCGGTATCTATCTTCTGCTGCGTCTGGCACCTGCTTTCGGCGAGGTTCAGGTGTGGCATTACACCCTGCTCTTCTTGGGCGTTGCAACCATGCTTTTTGGTGGCTACGTTGCCCTCAAACAGTACGATCTCAAACTTGTTCTTGCCTACGGTACCGTTTCTCAGCTGGGTTTCTTGGCGCTCGTGATTTCAATTGGCACGCCGGATGCGATCTACGCGGCTATTGCCATGATGCTGGCGCATTCGCTCTTCAAAGCAACCCTCTTTCTCTCGGTAGGCATTATTGACCACCAGACTGGTACCCGAGATATCCGTAAGCTCTCCGGTCTCTACCGCCGTGCCCCCAAACTCTTTATCGCGGCTCTGATTGCTGCCGCGTCCATGGCGGGTGTGCCCCCGCTTGCCGGGTTTGTAGCAAAAGAAGCTGTGCTTGAAACCGCCCTGCACGGCGTACATACACCGCACGGGCTGTTGGCTGTTGCCGGTGTAGTGCTGGGCTCAGCACTCACTTTCGCCTATTCGGCACGTTTTGTCTGGGGCGCTTTTGCCGTCAAACCCCAGGGCTACATTGTCACCGACCAAATCAAATACTGCGAAGATGTTGATCTCGCCAAGGTCAAGCACGGACGCAACCAGCCCAGCCCTGACACCCGCTTTCACGCGGTCACCAACGGCTTTTTGGTGGCTCCAGCGGTATTGACTGTTCTGACTATCATCTACGGTCTGTACCCCGAACCCGTTCACCAGCTAATCTCAGCGCACATGAAAACGGTGGGGGAGTACGAGCTGCACCTTGCCCTGTGGCACGGTATCACCCCGGCTCTGATGACCTCTGTGGGTATCCTAGTCACAGGCATCATTCTCTACATCTTCCGCAGCCCAGTTGAACGCTTTCAGAAAGCGCTCCCGGCTATGCGCGGTGCCTACATTATTCACCGCGACATCATGGACGCGCTCGACGTGCTGGCGGTGTGGGTCACCGGTAAAACCCAGCGTGGTTCACTGAGTTTCTACCTCTCGGTTATCCTAGTCACCGCAGTGACCCTGCCCACCATCGCGCTCTTCGTAGAAACCACCCCGCCGCTTGCCAACGTCCGCGCCAGCGAATCGCCGGTGCAGTGGATTGTTGCTATCACCATGATTGTTGCAGCCATCGTTGCTGCTGCAGTGCGCAAACGATTCCTCGCGATTCTGATGGTCTCGGTCACCGGCTACGGTATGGTTCTGCTCTTCGCCCTACGTTCAGCACCCGACCTTGCCCTTACTCAGCTGCTGGTTGAAACCCTCTCACTCATCGCCTTCGTACTCGCCCTGCGCGTTCTCCCGCGCAACATGCCCCGCGATATTGTCGCCAACCGCAAACACCGCATGACCAAAGCAACCCGCATGGTCATCGCCATCGGCTTCGCGGTGCTCATGATGGCACTCGCTATGTTCACCTTCTCCTCGCGTGAACTGACCCCCATCTCGGTAGAAATGCCCCACCTCGCCTACGAATACGGTTACGGTTACAACACCGTCAACGTCACCCTCGTCGACATGCGAGCCTGGGACACCTTCGGCGAAATCTCCGTGCTAGCACTGGCAGCAACGGGCGTTGCGTCCCTCATCTTTATCGGCGGACGCAACGACACCCTGGGCGCCAACCCCAGCACCGCCAAGATGCGCACCATCGAAGCGTCCTTCAACAAGGGCAAAGTCAGCCAGCAGCGCAAGATGTCAAACATCTTCGGGCAGGTTGAAGGCAGCAGCCGAGACCCCTTCTTGATCGCAGGACGCACACTGCCCCCCGAGGCGCGTTCGCTACTGCTTGAAGTGATGACCCGACTGCTCTTTCACACCCTGCTGATAATCTCGCTCTATATGCTGGTCGCAGGGCACAACCTGCCCGGCGGTGGCTTCGCCGGCGGGCTACTCGCAGGTCTGGCATTCACCATTCGCTACCTGGCAGGCGGCGGCGCTGAACTCAGCAGCTCCGTACCCTTCTCAGCCGGTACCTTCCTCGGCACCGGCCTTGCAATTGCAACCCTCTACGCCGTAGCGCCCCTCTTTGCAGGAGACCCCGTCTTCACCTCCTACGTCTGGGACTTCTGGCTGCCGGTCTTCGGCGACGTCCACTTCGCCAGCGCCGTCATCTTCGACATCGGCGTCTACCTACTAGTCATCGGCCTCGTCCTCGATATCCTCCGCAGCCTCGGTGAAGGCATTGACGACGCCATCGCCGATAACACCGTCAACGTCAGCGAACAAGTCGAAGAGAGATCCGACGCAACTACAGGAGGCCGCAAATGA
- a CDS encoding Na(+)/H(+) antiporter subunit C, giving the protein MIIDLSLILVMGVFYAVGVYLVLARSLTRVLLGLMLISNATNLLIFHAAGPAGLPVFYEKDIDPSEYSDPLPQALVLTAIVIGFAMVAFILGMIYRGWVLSRADEIQDDDEDIRVASADRFDAEEDALADVEESEFDADEQTRLQQQEEENLRRSKAGSSAAGVDDDEEVALTAPGAPDLSDRISPDASATIPKES; this is encoded by the coding sequence ATGATCATCGACCTCAGCCTCATCCTCGTCATGGGCGTCTTCTACGCCGTAGGCGTCTACCTGGTACTCGCCCGCTCACTCACCCGAGTGCTGCTAGGGCTCATGCTCATCTCCAATGCCACTAACCTGCTCATCTTCCACGCAGCAGGCCCGGCAGGTCTACCCGTCTTCTACGAAAAAGACATAGACCCCAGTGAGTACTCAGACCCGCTACCGCAGGCACTGGTACTCACCGCAATCGTCATCGGCTTCGCCATGGTTGCCTTCATCCTCGGCATGATCTACCGCGGCTGGGTGCTCTCCCGCGCTGATGAGATTCAGGACGATGATGAAGATATCCGCGTGGCATCAGCCGACCGCTTTGATGCTGAAGAGGACGCGCTCGCAGACGTTGAAGAGTCAGAATTCGACGCCGACGAGCAAACCCGCTTGCAGCAGCAAGAAGAAGAGAACCTGCGACGCTCAAAGGCAGGTTCAAGTGCGGCGGGTGTAGACGATGATGAAGAAGTCGCCTTGACTGCCCCCGGTGCTCCTGACCTCTCTGACCGAATCTCGCCCGATGCTTCCGCTACTATCCCGAAGGAGAGCTAA